From a region of the Zingiber officinale cultivar Zhangliang chromosome 10B, Zo_v1.1, whole genome shotgun sequence genome:
- the LOC122029168 gene encoding L-arabinokinase-like has translation MRIEGSGSRLSPSREYLVFAYYVTGHGFGHATRVVEVVQHLVAAGHDVHVVTGAPDFVFTSNIQSPKLHIRKVLLDCGAVQVDALTVDRLASLEMYHQTVVVPRDSILTTEVEWLKSINADLVLSPEQIYFLQLSPPKVTSRVLPTVWD, from the exons ATGAGGATCGAGGGTAGTGGTAGCAGACTCTCACCGTCCCGGGAATACCTCGTTTTTGCTTATTACGTGACCGGCCATGGCTTCGGACACGCCACTCGTGTTGTCGAG GTTGTGCAGCACCTTGTTGCCGCTGGACATGATGTTCATGTTGTAACTGGTGCTCCTGATTTTGTGTTTACGAGCAATATACAATCTCCAAAGCTTCACATTCGCAAG GTTTTATTAGATTGCGGTGCTGTTCAAGTTGATGCTTTAACAGTGGACCGGCTTGCATCTTTGGAGATG TATCATCAGACAGTTGTGGTTCCTCGGGATTCTATATTGACAACAGAAGTCGAATGGCTGAAGTCCATCAATGCTGATTTAGTG CTATCACCAGAACAAATATATTTCTTACAATTGAGCCCCCCAAAAGTAACAAGTAGAGTGTTGCCAACTGTTTGGGATTGA